AAGTGCTCATTGCCTTACATAGAGTGATTGGAGGCACATGTTCAGGAAGCTGCTGCCGAGAAGTTCACTAAGCCAATGCTTGAACACACTAAAATCAATGCAAGCTAATTAGTTGCATTGTATCAGAAAGCCTTGATGCCCAGAAGAACATACTTGGATATAGCAAAGATACATGCAATATGGAAATTATACCTGGAATATGGCTGTCGCCTTGAGCGCCTTGGACTCTGCCAGGCGTTGCCTATACAATATGGCAGCTTGGCTTCATCTCCGATTGTCTTGCAACTATAGCAACTATGCTTCATACCAATGAAGCTATCCTTGCCACTTCTCTGATCATCATGGTCTTGATATCTCCCCTATTATGCTACACCAGTCAAGATATGCTCAAACCCTTTCCATTCCCTTATTTGATTCTGTcttgttttttctgtttttcttaaTGGTAGAACAGTAACAGTAACAATTTTACTCATACAATTCCGTTGGTTTACATACTCACAAATCTCCCAGATGCAGTGTCTTGGAATTACGAAGATAAATAGCTCATTATATGATGAAATTATCTCTCAGTTTATTACTGTTCAAAGAATATAAATTATAACTATCTCAATAAGGATTTGACTTTTTCATCATTTCCCCCCTCTTGTTTTCCCCTCAGAGAGTGTAAAGGTGATCACACACATCTCCTCGGTGCAACCAATGATATTGAGTTCACAGCTGAAAGAAATGTCGTGCAATCTTGGTTCCCAGGATATCTCTCTAGTGACGTACAAGCCCACTAAACTTGTTTATCATCCAAGAGAACCTTTCTTTATTATCAGAAGGGTAGGCTCTTTGTCTTTCTTGCATCCAAAATTTCCATCTACTGAATAAACAGGACATCATACTTATTCAAAGCTAGGAGGAACAACCAATTTTCAGGATAACCTGAATTTCCATTTTAAACATAAAAGGTATCAAACCATTAAAACCTAACAAAAGTACACTGACCTACTGCGTAAGCTTGTACTAACAGTCCTTAGATCCATCTGATTAATGAGAACCATTGTATTCTAAAGAATACATCAAATGAGATTTTTTCATATGAAGTAATTGTGTTTATAGAAGAGTGTGTTGTATGGACCATTCAATAGGTCCCTCCAAAGTTTCAACCATATTTATGCTGTCctgttcttttctgttttttcctttctccaATGGATACTGAATTGGGAGTGTCCGCTGTTTTTTTGAGAAACAGCATGCACCCGTTCCCGACCAATGCATGGGCATTTTTCCCAGTTTAGAAATAAATTTCTGTGAGGTACATCTAAATTGAGTTTGTCTATGACTGTCAATTCCTTTTCAATTACTAAAATTGAAGTGGAAGTTAATGCCACAGAATCACTCTCCTGTTAGCAAAAACAAAGCAGGAGAGTTCTGCTCAATTCGGATTCTGACATACATAGTAACACTATGTGCTTGGTTATGCAACTACACATTGACTATGAAAGTCCTTCCATGCGTTTCACAGCCAATGAAGATCACAGCAGTATTTCCCATGTATTTTAAAGACAACTCAGATGTGATTATTGTGACATCCTTCTTTCAGATTGTTGGCTAATATAATTTACAAGTATGTCATATTTTTTCTGAGTATCAATAACATTCAAGTAAAGCTGTCATCATCAACCTACTTAccataaaaaaacaagaacTCATGGATGTGGGATGTTCAGAAGAATGGGCTAAAGCACCTCCTTGCAACTGGTCACCCATTCCTCTGCCAGAGTTAAGAGGAGAGATTTTTGAAGATCTGCACGCAAATGGAGGATATGTCTCCCTTGGTAAACATTTTCAATTCCTAGTTCTGGGCAGAAACCAATTCAACCTTCTGGTGTAAAAAGAGCGGATAATAGACAATGGCGATTTTGGCCACTGAACAAATCCCTTAAGGACAGTGGTACCCAATCATCAGGAGTACTTCAGTTATGAAATGAAAGGGATCTCACAAATGTATGCATGTAATACCACCATGCAATACAACTTAGATTCACTAGTACCTGAAATAAGTGATGCCATTAAATATTTAGAAAATGATTTTCCTTCAtatatggaaacaaaataaaatttcatacaTGCAAAATGCTTTTTCCTAGAGTGTATTTACAGtagattttttcattttgtaatgGTGTACTGCTGGATAGAATGACtccaaaacatttccatatcacatgtttacagatttttttttcatgtcaTGTTGAAGGGGAAACCTTGACAGGACGGTATGGAGTCTATTGAACTTCTACGCTTATGTGCAGTATCATGTATAGGTAGAAACCTAACCCCCCCACCTCTCCCCTTCAACTCTTGGGTTTTTTTAAGTCTCTGTGAACTACCTCTGTTGATATTTAGGCTGACAATATATGATTCAACAGTGTTCTAGAGGCTTTATACAAAGAAGGATGAGGAGGCATTTGGAAAGTCTGGCACAGGTGATGGGCCTCAaactgaaatgacctctctttCTATGTATGTCTTACTAAATTTTCAACCCTCTCTCACAACTCAACTTGCAGGTCCTGCAGAAATCAGGGATAAGAGAAGACGAACAGAACAAGGAAGTCCAAGGTGAATATATACAACTAAATTatatttatttgaatgtttcCATTTAAAATATCCCAAGACCGTAAACAACCTATGTTACTCAGATACCTCAAACGGTATGCCATATTGTGTGGATAGGTATATTTTTATAAACTTCGTCAGATACTTGAAAATGACAATGCCCTTGCCATATGTGGGTAACATAGCACACAGCTGGTGACATCACTAACCCAGTCCAGTAATACAGAATTGCTTCAACTTTAAGCTTTTACTCAGAAGAAGGATCAGGTTCTAtggttcttctctcttcctccagaCCAAAGTTCTGCTGCAATGGGGTAATCTTAGCAGAACTGCCAACAATTAACTGGTGACATTAATTTTGTTATGGTAGTTGATTTTACTGCTATAAAAAACTGTGTGGTTTGATGCAGGTTGCAAGTACATGACAAAAGTGGTAATctcctcaaaataaaaaatcttcagAGGGAAGTGTTGCCCTTTTAGCAAGAAGATCAAGAGAATCAATTCCCTGCTTAAAATTCATGCATTCAATCGACTCCGTCGGCAATGGTTAAAAATTCCAAAGTTTTATTCCTTGAAGAGATAGAGCAAGTTGGATTAATTCAAGTGAAGTTCCAAATTATGTATGTAACTAATTTGCTTATTGTAACAGTAAGGGATGCATGTAACTAATTTGCTTATTGTAACAGCAATGAACTAAGCACGATGAGTGTTAAATTCAGACTATAGAATTATGTCTAGCTGAGTTATATTATGACAAATTTTTCATTGATCATCTGACCATTTTCatctttgaactttgaaaagCCGAAAAAAGCAATAGGCCCACAAAAAGTATCCAGTCTCAGGAAAGATGCACGTCCCCTTTGATGGAGGATGTGGTCACACCAAAGTTTGTAGACACCTATGTAATAAAGACAATGCTTTTGAGTTTATTATGAACCAGACATCTAGATCATTCATCCTTTGGCTATTTATACAATAAAACTATGTCATATCTGTTTCCTGAAGCAGCTTTTTAGATGTTAATGGAACTAGTGGAGCAAAAAACAGCAAGAGAAACAAAGTTTAATCACTGAAGAGTCTCAATAGAAAAAGGTCGGGCATGTAATTAATGGCTTTTGCAGCATGTTTGTAAACATCTCACACTACTAGTAAAGTCCATCAATTAGTATACAAGAATTGCAATATTAGTTCCTGCACTTGAACAGGCTCTACAAGATTCTTGATTTGAGTGACCATTTAACTCCATAATTCTGAAAGGTGAAGGGGACGAATTTAGGACTAGATTATGATCTACAGGAGTAAAATTCTGTGTAAAACTACAAGAAATGGAACAGAAATTGAAACTGCATATTTGTAGAAAATGAGGAAATATTTCACTAAAACTAATAAATTCTATTCAAAACTTACTTTTCTGTATCcaaatacaagaaaaagaagacccAACAAGTCTCACTCCAACTCAAATTCAGGAAGTGGGCGCATCAACATACTTTCCGACTCAAACTCTGCCAATGAGGGACCAGCACCCTCCCCACATCTCAAGTTGCGATTGCAAGACAAAGCCCCAAATAAACTAAAACTCATGAGCAAGATTCCAATCAAATGTAACACAAACAACAGATTTATCAGAGCTACACCTCTCAACCTATCCTCTTCCAGATCGCACTGAACGTCAGTGGTCGATTGAGCCGGAGAAAATGAGATCTTACGACAACCCTTCAAAGAGAAGGTGTCAGAATACAAGGACAACCCAGCCTGCAACACCCAAGTCCCCTTGAAAATAAGACTTGAAGAGAGTGCCACTTCTGCGAAAAAAGCGGTAGGCAGAAACGAAAGGTAAAAGCAAGCAGCAGCACATAAAAGCGTGAGCCCACCTAACAATTCGTAAACACGGCTACCGAGCCCTGTAATTTCCTTTCCGATCAGTGAATACTCTATGAGAAACGCAATTCCAGCGAACACAAAGACAAGACTTTCGTGCATGAGAAAAGGGTCGATATTTTCTCGGAGAATCACCAAAATGACGAGGATCCAGAAGAGACTTCCCACTGCTGCTTGCTGAAAGAAAGCGAATCGGTACGTTGCATGACCAGAGAacgataagaagaagaaaatctcGGAGAATGAGGCAATGGGGAGGGCGATAAGGAGGACGTATAAATCAATGTTTTTCCATCTGGGTTCTGACATATACCATATCTTTGATCTGTAGGCGCATGGGTTCTTGAGATATAAAGAGAATGAGCAGAGGAGGCGACGAATTCCAACTGGGACGAAGAAGAGAAATGCAAAGAAATGTGTTGCTAATGATCCCATTTTCCTGCTCTGCTTCCTTCTTTTCCGCTGCTGGTGGAAAAGAGAACGAAGAATTCTTATCTAATTCTTCCTAATAGAGATTCAAAATCCATAGCAGATAATAGTTCTTGGAGTGTTACCCTTTCATAATTCGGTGTAAAATCCTGCAGAACTGCGTTTGAAGTTTCATTTATCTGAGAATGATAGAAGTTgaaagaagaattttttttttttttttttttttttttttttttttttgagaatgaTACAAGTTGaaagaagatttttttgttttatgcgagaggggggggggacatttACAACCATGGACTATGGAAAAAATGGGGAATCGAATCGGCGAATTTGGATCGAAATTGGTTGACACCAATCCTGATTTCCACCGCTCCAAATCATTGCTTCTTGAATTTGAATCAGATGATCCGATTCGTAGTCATTTTCGttaagggtgtaaatgaatagtcaaaatccgttttcgtatctgtgttcgtatccgtttagcattatccaaatccatccgaaagttaaacggatgcggatatggataagCTATAGCTATTTGAAAAGCtctatttacatgtaaacagataaaatatttgattcttatccgtgtccatatccgtttagcattatgcGAATCCGTCTGATAGCTAATCAAATGCGGATGCGgttatagcactatccaagccgaatccgatccatttacagccctaagATTATAACGAAagttagggctgtaaacggatcggactcggctcggatagtgctatatctgcatccgcattcgattagctatcgaacggattcggatagtgctaaatggatatggatcagatattttatctgtttacatgtaaatatagctttttggatagctatagcctattcgtATCTGCATCTatttagttttcggacggattcgaataatgctaaatggatacgaaaacggatttcagctattcagTTACACCCCTACTTGAATTGGATTGATTCATAAGTCGATTCTCAGATTGATTCAAATCCAATTAGGAACGGAATCCTCTTTGACCTATTCGGATCCCGAttccgagttttaaaaccttgggtAATTGGCATGTGAGGTTCCCAATGTTTTGTGTAAATTACACCTAAGGTGCCCAACTTTTGGAATCTTATTATTTGGGGGAACTCATGTTTCATAATATGAAGTATGAGGTACCTCAGGTTTCCCTGCTGGTACAGTTGCGgttctttatttttatatttccaATTTTATCCTTGATGTTTGCTTTGCTGATGGAAATGAATAGGGAAAGAAAGCAGGGGAGGGAGTGGGAGAACGGACTAGAGAGGAGGGCTATTGCAAGTTTACCACAGTGAGGGAGATGGGGAGAACAAGGAAGTAGGGAAGCAGGGTTGGATCGAtctaagaagaagatgaagggttGAAGCAGGGACGATGAAGGAGAGCAAAGACGGTTGGAGGCGGAGAGACTAAGTTTTCTAGCAGCGGGAGGTAGAGCATTGCAACA
The nucleotide sequence above comes from Telopea speciosissima isolate NSW1024214 ecotype Mountain lineage chromosome 3, Tspe_v1, whole genome shotgun sequence. Encoded proteins:
- the LOC122655425 gene encoding uncharacterized protein LOC122655425, which gives rise to MGSLATHFFAFLFFVPVGIRRLLCSFSLYLKNPCAYRSKIWYMSEPRWKNIDLYVLLIALPIASFSEIFFFLSFSGHATYRFAFFQQAAVGSLFWILVILVILRENIDPFLMHESLVFVFAGIAFLIEYSLIGKEITGLGSRVYELLGGLTLLCAAACFYLSFLPTAFFAEVALSSSLIFKGTWVLQAGLSLYSDTFSLKGCRKISFSPAQSTTDVQCDLEEDRLRGVALINLLFVLHLIGILLMSFSLFGALSCNRNLRCGEGAGPSLAEFESESMLMRPLPEFELE